From one Fibrobacter sp. genomic stretch:
- a CDS encoding TraB/GumN family protein, giving the protein MKLLSLFSVLLLVLVGCAGTTLQKDESLPNVPEVGKHFFWQVSDDNSSVWILGSVHFADSTFYPLDSVIETAYVNAEELAVEIDLSDDSVSNEVATKSLQQGMLPAGTTLNQVLPRAMWNTLDSICAAWNFPVMGLMRLRPWFAATTLSVIALQRAGINPEYGVDVVMMDRAAIDGKAIVGLETADEQVGALADTSDSDSAGIYYLKTTLNEISMLDSMVAQMMRAWKTGDEELLRSVMDDDRGKPSDEGEEKIRKDMEDRVYTSRNGKMAKSIARFLVEDRNVFVVIGAAHLVLDEDNVIEQLRNSGYKVTRY; this is encoded by the coding sequence ATGAAATTGCTTAGCCTTTTTTCGGTACTGCTCCTGGTTTTGGTGGGATGTGCGGGAACTACTCTTCAAAAGGACGAATCTCTTCCGAATGTTCCCGAGGTTGGAAAGCATTTCTTCTGGCAGGTGTCGGACGATAATTCTAGCGTTTGGATTCTTGGTAGCGTACACTTTGCGGATTCTACGTTCTACCCTTTGGATTCCGTTATTGAAACGGCTTATGTGAATGCTGAGGAATTGGCTGTAGAAATTGACTTGAGTGATGATTCCGTCAGTAACGAGGTTGCCACGAAGTCTTTGCAGCAGGGAATGCTTCCGGCGGGAACCACCCTTAACCAGGTGCTGCCTCGAGCTATGTGGAATACCTTGGATAGTATTTGTGCTGCTTGGAATTTTCCTGTTATGGGACTAATGCGTCTGCGTCCCTGGTTCGCAGCCACAACATTGTCTGTGATCGCCTTGCAACGTGCAGGAATCAATCCGGAGTATGGCGTGGACGTGGTCATGATGGATCGTGCTGCCATAGACGGCAAGGCCATTGTTGGCCTGGAAACTGCGGATGAACAGGTTGGAGCCTTGGCTGATACCAGCGACTCGGATTCTGCAGGAATCTACTACCTTAAGACAACTTTGAATGAAATTTCAATGTTGGATTCCATGGTTGCCCAAATGATGCGCGCATGGAAAACGGGCGATGAAGAACTTCTTCGTAGCGTGATGGATGATGACCGCGGAAAGCCTTCTGATGAAGGGGAAGAAAAAATTCGAAAGGATATGGAAGACAGGGTCTATACAAGTCGAAATGGGAAAATGGCAAAATCCATTGCCCGCTTCCTTGTGGAAGATAGGAATGTCTTTGTAGTTATTGGTGCCGCCCACCTGGTTCTTGACGAAGACAACGTAATTGAACAATTACGGAATAGCGGCTATAAGGTAACTCGTTACTAG
- a CDS encoding sigma-54 dependent transcriptional regulator, with translation MSSFIVDVLSTVNYDVKIYDPSRYYLGKEMLPVQDLSNIALWDLDAFGTENEPHLKVLKQIKPDIMIFAYAEDITNYNNLSPLLDICMNSAAVRVHLMSQIAKLKRIISARQTFKESMSHLVGKSPAMEQLRNNVLKAMIHSGPVLIQGETGVGKELIARAVACTYDKLITVNCSAIPDNLFESELFGHTRGAFTGAQNERIGLFEAADGGAIFLDEIGDMPLHAQVKLLRVLQDKEIRPIGANKSKHINVRIIAATNRDLKKAVLEKKFREDLYYRLNVIPLSVHPLRERTEDIEDLANYFIQLYKGEGESYTLSKEALQHLQSHSWPGNIRELENVIQRTLCFTNSGILQPEDFQIDREFLGESLPRSNFYEAPNIESAANFEKSRGCTYPDADLYEEFREKQLDQEREFLKAKIHENNNSISQTATNLGMLRTALYNRLTRLGISIKEI, from the coding sequence ATGTCCTCGTTCATCGTGGACGTGCTTTCTACTGTAAATTATGATGTAAAAATCTACGATCCTAGCAGATACTATCTTGGCAAGGAAATGCTTCCTGTACAGGACCTTTCCAACATCGCCCTGTGGGATCTTGACGCATTCGGAACCGAGAATGAGCCTCATTTAAAGGTTCTTAAACAAATCAAGCCCGACATAATGATCTTCGCCTACGCCGAAGACATTACAAATTACAACAACCTCAGCCCTCTATTGGATATCTGCATGAATTCCGCCGCTGTGCGAGTTCATCTCATGAGTCAGATAGCCAAGTTGAAGAGAATCATTTCTGCAAGGCAAACCTTCAAGGAGAGCATGAGCCACCTGGTGGGCAAAAGCCCCGCCATGGAACAACTCAGAAACAACGTTCTCAAGGCAATGATTCACTCCGGACCGGTATTGATCCAAGGAGAAACTGGCGTTGGCAAGGAACTAATTGCTCGAGCCGTTGCCTGCACCTACGACAAGCTTATAACGGTAAACTGCAGCGCTATTCCTGACAATCTTTTTGAAAGCGAACTTTTCGGCCATACCCGCGGAGCCTTCACTGGCGCCCAGAACGAGCGAATCGGTTTGTTTGAAGCAGCAGATGGAGGCGCCATATTCCTGGATGAAATTGGCGACATGCCTTTACATGCCCAGGTCAAGCTTCTCCGCGTCCTACAGGACAAAGAAATCCGCCCCATTGGAGCCAACAAGAGCAAGCACATCAACGTGCGAATCATTGCCGCAACAAACAGAGACCTAAAGAAGGCTGTCCTCGAAAAAAAGTTCCGCGAAGATCTATACTATCGTCTGAACGTCATTCCTCTCTCAGTGCACCCCCTAAGAGAGCGTACAGAGGATATCGAAGACCTGGCAAACTACTTCATTCAGTTATACAAGGGTGAAGGCGAAAGCTACACCTTGTCTAAGGAAGCTTTGCAACACCTTCAAAGTCACAGCTGGCCCGGCAACATCCGAGAACTAGAGAATGTTATCCAGCGCACGCTCTGCTTTACCAACTCAGGCATCCTACAACCCGAAGATTTCCAAATAGATCGCGAATTTCTGGGAGAATCTCTGCCCAGAAGCAATTTCTATGAAGCCCCCAACATAGAATCGGCTGCGAACTTTGAAAAATCAAGGGGCTGCACTTATCCCGATGCAGATCTCTACGAGGAATTTCGTGAAAAACAGCTTGACCAGGAACGAGAATTCCTAAAGGCAAAAATTCACGAAAACAATAATTCCATAAGCCAGACTGCGACCAATTTGGGAATGCTGAGAACGGCTCTTTACAACCGTCTTACCCGACTGGGCATTAGTATCAAGGAAATCTAG